Within Harpia harpyja isolate bHarHar1 chromosome 4, bHarHar1 primary haplotype, whole genome shotgun sequence, the genomic segment tcctcctAGCTgtggtgttccagccctctgatcgttttcgtggccctcctccggacccgCTGCAGCAGGTCCGTGTccgtcctgtgctgaggaccccagagctggacgcagtactgcaggcggggtctcaccagagcggagtagaggggcagaattacttcccttgacctgctggccacgctgcttttgatgcagcccaggatatggttggccttctgggctgcaaccGCAGACTGCCGGCtaatgtccagtttttcatccaccagcacccccaagtccttctggccagggctgctctcagtcccttcaacccccagcctgtattggtacACCGGAGCTTctcctgacccaggtgcaggaccttggacttggccttgttgaaccttgtGAGGTTCAcagggcccacttctcgagctcgtccaggtccctctggatggcatcccgtccctcaggcgtgtcaaccgcaccactcagcttggtgtcgcctgcaaacttgctgagggtgcacttgattcCGCTGCCTGTGTCACTGAGGAAGATACTAAACAGCACTGGTcacagtacggacccctgagggacgccccttgttgcagggaaccatctggagacgtgagccgagtaacaaccggacgccgatacggttaaagttgttctccctttattgcccaaatagaatcatagaatcatagaatcatttcggttggaaaagaccttcaagatcatcaagtccgaccattaaccatgccccctaaaccatgccctggagtaccctgtccactcgctttttgaatacctccagggatggtgactcaaccacttccctgggcagcccattccaatgtttgacaaccctctcagtaaaaaaatttttcctaatatctaacctaaatctcccttatataccttgtcaagctaaacatcagctgtccacgcgccataagctaaaatataattggttatactaactctgtccacgcgcataaacgtaggacacaattggttatactaacgcTGTACatgcgcctaaacataggacacaattggttatactaactaaaacacgcgaaacttgtctcagcctaattggtcaagataaactgccgaattgaggttcttcgtgccaggttccctttatcttggaatgtgcacctgtgttcttctaattggcatctttctttttttgtcgtcttgtttattctgttcaaggccttctaaaggcgtctggaatgcctttgcgaccgttagctaaatatgtgtccgcaacagccCCTGGTCACCGATCTCCATGCAGACATTGAGCCGTTGagcactaccctctggatgtgaccgtccaaccaattcctcatccactgaacagtccatccgTCAGATCCACATGTCTCCAATTGAAGAGAAGgacgttgtgggggaccgtgtcaaaggtcTTGCAGAAGTCCAGAGGGATGACATCCGTAGCGTTTGCCTGGTCCACTGATGTAGCCACTCCATcctagaaggccactaggttggtcaggcagcaTATACCCACCGCGTGCTCTCTCGCGGTTTCCCTTTGCCTGTCAACTAAttgaagagaatattttttctgttttattggttGACTTTGCTCTTTGAGGACCCTGGCAGAAAGCATTCCCTCAAAGTCCACAGGAAGAAGAAACGGAAAAGTAAAGGCTTCGTCTCTGCCGTAAAACGGAAGTGACTCGTCAGCCCTGGGGTCCCGCCTGGGGACCAAACTGGGCTCCAGCCTGGAAGGTGCCCACAGGAGGGGATCTTGCGCTTGTCTCGAGACTGAAATCACCCACTCTTGAGCCTCGTGAGCTCTTGGTAACAGCACCCGAGGAGGTCAGAAATGCCTCGGCTGTGGTCTCCTGTTGTTCTGGGAGACTGTGAGCTCCCCGCTGCCCCTGTGACAGTGCCCGGAAaacagggcagagctgtgggctCAGCCCGGGGGGGGACTGCGTCCCAGCCCTTGGACAGAGCTGCCCGATGCGACGtgctcccctccccaggaggGCGGCTCCCCTGGCTGTGCTCCAGCGGCTGTCCACGAGCACCCCGTGGCGAAAGACGTCCTCACGTATTCTGGGCCCGGCCGTGAGGTCACAGCTGGACTGTGAGGTCACAGAGCCCCGCGGTGACGTGCCAGACATAAGCACCGACCGCTCAGCCACTGGCCCTCActgcggcggcggcagcagcagcagcagcagcagcagcagcagcagcagcagcagcagcagcatcagcaTCACGGTGCGAGTGCAGGGAGCCATGGCCCCTGCCCGCCGCCTCctcatcctcctcgtcctcctggTGGCCCTGCATGTCAGGGCTGTCTGGGCTGCTCCGTGGCGAGCACGGGGAGCAGGTAAGTGGGCGGCGCTGGTGCAGCCTTTCACAGGCCAGCGGGCTCTTCTCCCCGAGAAGCGCGGATGatggttttttccctgcagtgctttAGCGAGGGCTTCCTCAGTGTGCGTGAGAGCTCTCCCGGTAAGAAAGCCCCACGGGGCCCGATGTTGGTCCAGCTGCTCCTCGAGGGGTGTTGCACGTGGCCTGGAAAGAGCGTtgggagagctgccagctgccGGCCAAGAGGTCACCAggcccctctgcagctttggCAATCTCCACCTACGTCTGGCTCCCGCGTTGTTGCCTGACCCCCTTCCAGTGCCTGCACTTCACCAAGGCACAAGTGGATCCCGACGCGCGATGGAAACGTTTCTCATCTGTGCTTGCTTCTAGACGAGGGTGGTGGCAGTGGTTATCCAGCTTCTCGGCTGGGTGCTGGTTTGGAGCCCTTGGGGCATCCTGCAGGTAAGTTCTCAATGTCCCTCTCCTTGCAAGAATAAATATTGACAATGTGGCAAGAGCTTATGCCTGTGCAATTTTCCTTAAGATCTTCTCGAAGTCCGTGGCTTCCCGACTTCTTGCTCTGTTCCTGTCCATGAGCCCGAGAGCAACCCCACAGGTAAGgcagtgggaggaaggagcaTTTACCTTTCCGTCTTCTTTCCGTGTGAAATGCAAGTTGCTCCTTCCGTGTCCGTTGCGCAGCCGcggagaagaggagagagggcaCGGGTCGGGCTCAGTGACGCGCCCCGAGGCATTTTGCCTTGCGAAGCTGTCTATGCCGGCCCCTCGGAGCCTGAGCTGCTCCCGGTGCTGGCTGCCGAGCCAGCAGGCTTGTTGGGGTTGAGTTTAGAGCTGGCGTGAGCTCCAGGGAGTCCTTTCTCCTGGCAACTCCGCGCGTGGGTCGTTTTGCCCCAGCATGGTGCCACTGCAGGCACGCGGGAACTCTTTGCGCCATGCTCCTGAGTGGAAGGGAGAGATGAGTGCCATGGGGTAATCCCATCTTTGAGCTGCGCTCACTGCCACTCCGATCTGAAGAAGTATCTTGAACTGTGTCACGGGAGCTGTTCTGTCCCACGCTTTTTTGCAGCCGTGCCGGCAGGCGAAGGCGATGCAGCTTCCCGGCTGGGCTCCAGGACTGAGGCTCCGGGAGATGGCATGGGTACGTCACGGCTTTTCCCTCCCTTTGAGAGCTGCCAGCCAGGTGGCTCTGCAGGTGTGAGGATGGAGACCTGCACGTGTGCGCCCTCTCCTTGCGTGATCCCCTTACCCCTTAGCGATTCAGTTCTGCCGATGTAGATCACGATAGATGACAGAAGCTTCTCTGGGTGTTTAGTTACAGATGGGCCTGTAGGGAGGACTTTTCCAGCTCCTCGGCTGGATGCTTTTCTACAGCCCGGCTGGCATCGCAGGGGTGAGTAGTCTGTCTCTGCCGACCTCACGGGCTAAGCGCTGGTTTTCTGTAATTTATCCGCATGAAATTGAACCACGTATTTTCTGCTAAGGTCCTCCCAGAGCCAAGTACCCAGCTGACGGAGGAAAAAAGTCCCTGCAGCCATCTGAATTCCGAAGGCAAATGCTGGAGGAACTGGAGAGAGGACACGGTGGGTATATTTCACTCTGCCTTAGCCGTGAGACTCGGCGACCAGAGGTTTTAGGTACCCGTCTGGACACGCTGTAGCCTGCACAGCGGGAAGGGGTCGATCAGAGCCTCGCAGCAGCGATGCTGGGTTTCACGCCTTGCAGGTGCTGGTGAGGCACAGAGATGGTGCAGAGCCTCTGCTGCCAGTTGTGGTTCAAGCCGCGTGCCAGGGGCAGCCGCTGCCCCGCTTTTACCATTACGGGTCAGAGCTGGCTTGTGCAGCCGTCCGCTGCTAGGCAGATTTGAGAGCCTGGCGTGCGCTGAACTTGTGTTCAGCTCACACGCAGCACTGCTTTCCGCTGGGCCGGTTCCAGGCGGGAGCGAGGTCCCCAGCAACGCTGGCTGCCCTTTCCTGTTGCTGGAAGTCAGGTGGAGATGCTGGTTCGGCAGGCTTTCTGGGTTGTGCTCGACTTCCCATGTGCGGACCGATAGCTGGGATGGGACGAATGTGACCGTTGCCGGTGCTTACAGGGAAGGGCATGAGGGCCTTGCGGAGGAGCCCTTCTCAGAAGGGCTGTTTCCCTGTCTGGCCTGGCTGCAGCTTCTTCCCGTCCTCTTTGAAGGAAGGCATGGAGCATCACCTTACAGTTTGCCAGGAATGCACTGTGTGCAATGCAAGCCAGAAGGTTGCGTGCAATGTCCCGGTCTCCCAGCAGCTCAGGCGTGGCTGTTGTCTGGAGTGGTGACTAGGCGCAGCCCCAAAAGCCCAGGCGCTGTTTCTAAACCCCGCCAATGTCCTTGAGAAGGATTGCCTCCTGAAGATGCCATCTCCCTCGTGGGGAACGGTTCTGTCTGACCCAACTGTCCCGCTTGCTTTCTCAAGGGACGGACCGAGAGGCTGTGCAGAAGGAGCTGTTTTCGGGAGGAAGCAGTGGCTCACTGCCAGTCTCCGCTGAAGAACTGGAGGCGAGGCAGGCCCCTGGCACACCAGGTAATTGCTGTCCCGTGGCCGGCTGGTGTCACCCACCAGGATGGCTGCGTGTCAGCAGGCTCTTCCCCCAGCGTTCGCTCTTGCACGTCACGCCAGCAGCCAAAGCTGAAAGCGTTTTGGGTTCGAGGCATCTGGGCCACGTCCTGCAGATGATGGGAGATGTGCCTCTTAATGGAATGTGCCTCCCGCCATAGCTGCATCCCAGAGGTTGCCCGGAGTCTCTAGCGGCCCAaggcacaaaagcagcacagagcgGGATCCCTCCCGTGAGCTGAGGTCCAGAGCGATGCCCTGACTCGCAGACTGGGCAGGGGCTTAGGGGGAgcctccccatcctcctgcatccTCTGTGCCCGAGCCATGCTGAGGCTTCAGCTGCCGTCTCTGCTTTTTGGCAGTGCTGTCAAAGCCCGGAGAAGACCACCGCGGCAGCGTATATGAATTTCTTCGAGCGGACTCAGGTACTGAGCAGTCTTGCTGGGGTCCCTAAGTGGGAGAGACGTCCTAAAATCTGGGAGCGGCTGCAAGCGGTGCGCATGCTGGAGAGAAGGCCGAAGGGGAGAGCAAGGTCCAGGTGTCTCCTGAGAGGGCCTGCCTCTGTCCCCTCGGGGTGTGGGAGCTGGCCCCgggggagggagagctgggggggcactgcctgctgcagggatggTTTTTGCCCGTGTCCCTCAAAGGAGCAGCTGCGCTCCCCGCCGCGCTCCTCTTCTGGCCTTCTGAGTTTTGTTCGGTGGGACAACCTGTCCCAAAGGGCGGGAGCGTGGCCCCAGGCACCGGCACTGTGGGGAAAGAGGGACCTTCCTGGCCCCATCAAACGTGCTGCAAGCTTGCCAGTGGCGCACAGGACGATCTAACGTTCCCAATTGCTCCTCCAGATGTGGTCGGCAAGAGAACCACGAGCGGTTACGAGCCCCAGAGCTCCGCCAGCGTCCTCTGTCCCCAAGATGTGCGGAGGCGCTGTATGATAGGCACGGCAGTACTCATGGTTGCCCTGCCGCTTGGAATAGTTTTCTGCTGTGTCATGATCCGGCGGCGGAGGAAGAGGAAACAGTGAGTTCTTGATTTCCCTCCCCCACTGCTTCCTTCGACGGCTGCTCGTAGCCACGAAGCATTTCTGGTCAGGCTGCTGTGGAGTGGCGAGTTAGTGGTTGGCCAAAAGACTCTGCTGAGGCCTCTTAATTCCCGGGCCCTCTTCTCGGGAGCCCGCTGTGGCTGGAGCCAGTGTCAGCTCAAAGTGACTCTGCCTGGACAAGGGCAGCCCTGCGGAGGGAGAGCCATAGGCAAAGCAAGGTCAGGACGAGAAAGAGCGGGGGATGAGGTTGCCCGAGAAAGCGAGACGCGCACAAGCGCCCGCTCCTGACCAGCAAACCTGCCCGCAGGAACGCCCCCGCTCGCTAGTGCCGTGAGGTGCGGGTGTCCGCCTTGGCCGAGGTGTGCCAGCGGCTCTGCCCGTGGTGGTGAGCCTTGCCAGCTCTGGGCCGTGCTGTGGAGCTGAGTCCCTCTGTCCCGTCTGCAGCTGAGGGCCTCAGCggcctcctctctccacaggcgTGCCTCTGCCGCTTCAGGCTACCGCTCGCGCTCGGACAGCCGGACcagccgccccggcaccgccgagAGATGGGACCAACGACAGCAGCCGACGGTCCTGCCTGGAAAACCGGCGcgcccgccctccccgcggcccccgcggccccccagCCCGTCCCTGGCGGCTCTGCTGCAGCGGGACGAGGCCAGCACCCTGCAGGACCGACCAACACGGCCATCCCAGCCCCGCAACACGTTTCTCTGACCCTCCAGCAGGGGCTGAAGGCGGCCCCGCCGGGGTAGGGCTTGGGGGTGCGCTGAGAGAAGCCCTGCCGACAGCCGTGGGTTCAGccctttgtttcaaaataaagaaggACAGAGCTGTCAGGCAAGCGTCCGGGCcgtttgtttcaaaataaagaggGACAGAGCTGTCAGGCAAGTGGCCAGGTGGTACCAACAGCAAGCCCCGCGAGGCACCAGCACTGGCTGAGCTCTGCGCCCGGGCGCAGCCGTGGATGCCCACGGTGTCGGCAGGCAGGAGCCGGGCACGCGGCTCCCCCGACCGGCGCCGGGGCCCCGGGGGTCTGGGGGAGCCCATGGCCATGGCCAGCAACAGACAGCGACACCAGCCTCACCGACGTACGGTGCGGGAGGCAGTGGCGGGAGTCCGACCTGGCCGGTCGCACGGACTGGCGCGGGAGTGTCCGTTGGGTGAGGGAACATTTATTGCAGCGGGATCGTCTGGCCGTGGGCCTCCTCGCATGGGATACCCAGGACAAGAGGGAAGCCATCAAGAACATCTCCAGGGACAGAAGCCTGCCGAGCCAATGCACTGCAGGCACAACAAAGGTCCTCGCCGATTGACTTGACGGGCCCTAACTGATGGGCCATCACCAGCTGGGGGTGCTGCAAAGTATCTCCACATCTGGGTGCTGAGCCTCCTGTTAAGGCACCCCCTGAGGGAGGCTTTTACTGCCTTGGCGGTACCAAAGTGGTGGCCACCCCACTGCTTGCACAGCGTGTTGAAAGGCTGGCTGGAGCATTTGTAAGAGTTCAGCTGTGTGCTAAGGCTGcggccactcctcacaggacactGAAGCAGAACACACGTTTAGAACCAAGGCCGTTCGTGAGTACAGAGAGGGCAGTTCTGGGGGGGTGCAACAGTAAGCACATGGCTTTTGAGTCTAAAGGGTGGCTGGGTCTGTTGTTAGCGCTGAGGCCTTGGCTTAGATCACGGTTACTATTGCCAAGAAGGTGTAAAAGTACCGAGGGGGAGAGGGGATTGCCGCTTCTCCCCGAGAAGCGCGGATGatggttttttccctgcagtgctttAGCGAGGGCTTCCTCGGGACGCGTGAGAGCTCTCCCGGTAGGAAAGCCCCGCGGGGCCCGATGTTGGTCCAGCCGCTCCTCAAGGGGTGTTGCAGGTGGCCTGGAAGGAGCATtgggagagctgccagctgccGGCCAAGAGGTCACCAGGCCCCTCTGCTGCTCACACAATCGGAGCGCCCGGGGGAACGATCACCTGCTTGCCTTGCTCTGATGTGCCATCCTGGGCTTCAGCCACAGGCAAGGGACCTGAGGCTAGAGCGACTCTGGGGCGGATCCAGTCTTCCCGAgacccgggagcgccggggaagggcggcgggacccggccggagccggcggctgacgagggagaggctgacgcggcgtgggcgttgccaggggcaaccgcgcgagatttgaacgcggcgtaacggtcagcagcgttcagtcagcggcgaggccagcagaggcgacggtaagtcggcggctaagcgctagattgagacggacagggaggttcccgaggcccgggagcgccggggaagggcggagggacccggccggagccggcggctgactcggcgtgggcgttgccaggggcaaccgcgcgAGATTTGAacgcccctgaggagcgccggcgaccagggcgtggcgcggcagtttgcgtggcagttcgcgcaggcagggcgcaacccccaccctcttcccagctcgagcaggctgctcaagtggtgggtgtcggcccagagggagacccaggtatggttgccactcgggggaaagccgttgttaggaaaaatagggcaatgcagacagaggtcccacgtaaacatgcagctgtccaggtctctggctgcagggagtgcctgagtctatcagaaatgatggaggtcagcggggacacctcttgtgtgaggtgtgaccaggtgagtgatttgctcagcctggtggtagagctgaaggaggaagtggaaaggttgaggagtatcagggagtgtgagagggagatagattggtgggcccgcaccctacacaccacacactcacaccacagcctaccatccctgaggcaggggcagcagatggaggctccgcaagaatcggaggttcccccgccctcctgccaccaggcaggaggggacctaagagatggaggggaatggatacaggtccctgctcggggaggcaggcgaatccgctcccggtctccctcaccttcccagttgcccctactcaacaggcatggggctctggaacttgaggaccaggccagtgaaggtcagggtgtagatgaagccctatctagggaggtgcctaagcccagtcgggcaaccccacgcattctcacatcctctgaaaaaagcaaaaggagggtaattgttgtaggcaactccctcttaagggggacagagggcccgatatgcagacctgacccatcccacagggaagtctgctgcctccctggggcccgggtaaaagacattaccaggaaactccctggtctggttcggacctctgattattacccattgctggttgtgcaggttggcagtgatgagattgcagagaggaatccaaaggcaatcaaaagggatttcagggcactgggacgattagtagaaagatcgggagcacaggtagtgttttcctcaatcccttcagtggcagggaaatacactgaaaggaacaggaaaacacacctggttaatacgcgGCTCAGAGGCTGgcgccataggtggaattttgggttttttgatcatggggaggcttacacagcaccgggcttgctagcgacagatggtgtccagctgtctcaaaggggtaagagaatctttgctcatgagatggcagggctcatagaaagggctttaaactaggttcgaagcgggtaagggataaaactaggtgcaccagagatgagcctgggggcagcgtgccgatgttaggggtggattcgatgacccagctcaaatgcatctatgccaacgcgtgcagcatgggcaataaacagcaggagctggaagccattgtgcagcaggatagatatgacttagtcgccatcacagaaacatggtgggatgactcccatgactggagtgctgcaatggatggctacaagctattcagaagggataggcaaggtagaagaggtggtggggtggctctttatgttagggaatgttttgactgttcagagctacacgattctgatgacaaggtggagtgcttacgggtgaggatgagagggaaagccaataagacagctattgtgctgggagtctgttatagaccgcctgaccaggttgaagagacggatgaatcgttctacaagcagctggcagtagtctcagaatcgtgtgcc encodes:
- the LOC128141371 gene encoding uncharacterized protein LOC128141371; protein product: MAPARRLLILLVLLVALHVRAVWAAPWRARGAAVPAGEGDAASRLGSRTEAPGDGMVTDGPVGRTFPAPRLDAFLQPGWHRRGPPRAKYPADGGKKSLQPSEFRRQMLEELERGHGTDREAVQKELFSGGSSGSLPVSAEELEARQAPGTPVLSKPGEDHRGSVYEFLRADSDVVGKRTTSGYEPQSSASVLCPQDVRRRCMIGTAVLMVALPLGIVFCCVMIRRRRKRKQRASAASGYRSRSDSRTSRPGTAERWDQRQQPTVLPGKPARPPSPRPPRPPSPSLAALLQRDEASTLQDRPTRPSQPRNTFL